The genomic segment GGTGATTCACGCGCTGCACGAGGAGCAGGACGTGCGGCGCATGGGCGGAATGCGCAAGTTCATGCCCTTTACCCACATCACGGCCCTGATGGGCGTGCTGGCGATCGCCGGGATTCCCATCTGGAGCGGCTTTTTCTCCAAGGACGCGATTCTGGCCTCCGCCTTTGAAGCGAGTCCGGGCCTGTACGTGATCGGGCTGGGCGTGGCCTTCCTGACCGCCTACTACATGGGCCGCTGGTACTTCCTGGTCTGGCGCGGCGAGTACCGGGGCAACGTGACGCACCCGCACGAGGCCGACGGCCTGATGAAGGTGCCGCTGGGCATCCTCGCGGCGCTGGCGACCTTCGCCGGATTCCTGAATGTGCCGACCTTCCTGGGGGGCGGGCACGCCTTTGACGACTATCTGGGCCGGGCAATTCCGGTTCACGGCCACGAGATTCCCGTCTCGACCGAGTGGCTCTTGACCATCCTCGCGGTGGCCGCCGGGGTGGGCGGGCTGTTGTGGGCCTACGCCGAGCACCGCCGCCGCACGCTGGCCTCCGGGCCGCTGGGCGCGGCGAGCACGAACGCGCTGTACCTCGACCGGGTGTATGACGGGCTGGTCGCGGCCCCCAGCCGGGCACTGGCCGCCGGGCTGGACGCGGTGGACCGGGGCGTGGACGGCACGCTGTCGGGCGTGGCCCGCAACAGCGCGGCCCCCGGCGGGCTGTTCTCGCGCTGGCAGAGCGGCTTCGTGCGGACCTACGCGGTGTCCATGCTGCTGGGCACGGCCCTGCTGCTGGGCTACTGGGCGCTGCGGACGATTGGAGGCGGCGCGTGATTCACCTGATGATTTTCTTGCCCCTGCTGGGCGCCCTCCTGCTGCTCGTCACGCCGCGCACGTGGCGCGAGGAGGTGGCGGGCTTTTTCGCCGCGCTCACCCTGGGCCTGGGGCTGTGGCTGTGGCGCGACGGGGGAGCCGCCCTCTACAGCGCCCCCTGGGTTCCCGCGCTGGGCGCGACCTACTCGGTGGAACTCGCGGGGCCGAGCCTCGCCCTCGCCCTGATTACCGCGCTGATGACGCTGGTGGCCGTGATCTACGCGGCCCGCCGGATCGAGAATCCCGGCACCATGCTCGCGCTGGTGCTGGCGATGGAGTCGGCGCTGCTGGGGCTGTTCGCCGCCCGCGACCTCGTGCTGTTCTACGTGTTCTTTGAGGCGGCGCTGCTGCCTTCCCTGCTGATGCTGGCGATCTACGGCGGCCCGGAGCGGATGCGGGCGCTCGTCAAGTTCGCGGCGTACACGCTGCTGGGCAGCCTGCTGATGCTGCTCTCCATCATCGGGGTGCGCTACTACGGGGGCAGCCCGACCTTCGCGCTGGCCGATCTGGTGCGCTTCCCGGTGGAGGGCGCCGCGCAGACGTGGCTGTACCTGGGCTTCCTCGCGGCGATGGCGGTCAAGCTCCCGCTGTGGCCGCTGCACGCCTGGCTCCCCGACTTCCACGAGCAGAACCACGCCAGCGGGATTCCCGACCTGATGGGCACCCTGTACAAGGTGGGCGGCTACGGGCTGTTCGCCTTCGCGCTGCCCCTTTTCCCGGACGCCTCGCTGGAACTGCGCCCGGTGCTGATGGCGCTCGCGGCCTTTACCGCGCTGTACGGGGCCTGGATCGCCTTCCGGCAGACGAACTGGAAGCGGCTGCTGGCCTACGCGGGGCTCTCGCACATGGGCATCGTGGGGCTGGGCATCTTCAGCCTGAACGAGACGGCCACCGTGGGAGCGCTGTACCTGCTGGCCTTCCAGAACGTGTACACCGGGGCGCTGTTCCTGGGCGTGGGGATGTTGCAAGACCGCATCGGCAGCGTGGACACCCGCGTGGGCGGCGTGATGACGCAGGCGGGGGCCTTGAGCGGCCTCACGATGGCGCTGTGGTTTGCCTCCATCGCCGTGCCGGGACTGGCGGGCTTCATCGGGGAATTCAGCGTGCTGCTGGGGGCCTATCAGGTTGCGCCGTGGCTGGCGTTTATCGCGGGCCTCTCCACCATCGCCGCCGCCGCCTACGCGCTGACGGCCTT from the Deinococcus sp. NW-56 genome contains:
- a CDS encoding NADH-quinone oxidoreductase subunit M, which translates into the protein MIHLMIFLPLLGALLLLVTPRTWREEVAGFFAALTLGLGLWLWRDGGAALYSAPWVPALGATYSVELAGPSLALALITALMTLVAVIYAARRIENPGTMLALVLAMESALLGLFAARDLVLFYVFFEAALLPSLLMLAIYGGPERMRALVKFAAYTLLGSLLMLLSIIGVRYYGGSPTFALADLVRFPVEGAAQTWLYLGFLAAMAVKLPLWPLHAWLPDFHEQNHASGIPDLMGTLYKVGGYGLFAFALPLFPDASLELRPVLMALAAFTALYGAWIAFRQTNWKRLLAYAGLSHMGIVGLGIFSLNETATVGALYLLAFQNVYTGALFLGVGMLQDRIGSVDTRVGGVMTQAGALSGLTMALWFASIAVPGLAGFIGEFSVLLGAYQVAPWLAFIAGLSTIAAAAYALTAFQTTFWQGRPLGSVRVADLRQTEWLVLGIPLAVAILFGVYSAPALNLIQPAVRGVLSALGGQ